The stretch of DNA TCGCCTTCATCGGCGGCCCGTTGCTGATCTGGATCGCCCGCTCGCGGCGGATGTCCACGGCGGGGGTCGCCGCGTGACCACGGAACGCACGCCCGGCTCCGGGCCCGCCGACATCACCCCGCCCGACTCCACCGCCGTACGCGTCGGGACCTTCTCCTGGCTCTTCCCCTACCGCAGCGCCCTCGCCGCCGTCGGGCTCACGCTGGTGATCGCGGCGGTCGTCTCGCTCGCCACCTTCGCGAGCTCCACCGGGATGAGCTTCTCCGACAGCCTCTCCGGACTGCTCGGAACCGGAGACTCCGCCACCGTCATGCTGGTCCAGGACTTCCGGCTTCCACGGATCGCCGTGGGGCTCATGGTCGGCGCGGCGCTCGGCATCGCCGGGTGCCTGACCCAGACGCTCGCGGGCAACCGCCTCGCCACTCCCGACATCATCGGCGTCAACGAAGGCGCCACCGCGGCCGTCGTCGCCTCCGTCGTCGGATCGTCCACCGGGATGATCGGCGACTGGTGGCTCGGGCCGCTGGGAGCCGCCGCCGCGGCCATGGTCGTCGTCGCCTGCGCGGGCGGCGCGGGTAGCGGGGGGTACCGGATCCTCGTCGTCGGCATCGGCGTCTCCACCGTCATCGGCGCCGTCACCGACCTCGTCATGTCCCGCGAGAACGACAACACCGCGGGCGGCGTCTTCCTCTGGACCGTCGGCTCGCTCAGCGGCCGTGACTGGAGCGTCGGCACACCCCTGTCGATCGTCCTGCTCATCCTGGTCCCGCTGTCCCTCGTCGCCGGCAGCCGCCTCCAACTCCTGCGGTTCGACGACGACATGGCGGCTACCCTCGGCGTCAACGTCCGCCGCGTCCGCGCCGTGACCCTCGCGCTCGCCGTCGCCCTGTCCGGCGTGGCCGTCGGCATCGGAGGGCCGATCGCGTTCGTCGCGCTCGCCGCGCCCGTCGTCGCCGGCCGGCTCAGCGGCCCGACCCGAGTCCCGATCATCGGCTCGGCCCTGGTCGGGGCGGCCCTCGTGGGCGCCGCCGACGCGCTCGGCCGCGTCGTCGCCCCCGTGGAGATCCCCGTCGGCGTCATCACCAGCGTCCTTGGCGGACCCTTCCTCCTCTGGGTCCTCTTCGGCAAGAACTCAGAGCAGCAGACCGGAAAGGCCTGACCCCCGTGCAACTGACCGTCGAGGCGCTCACCTCCGGCTACCCCGGCCACACGGCCGCCGTGGACGGCGTCGACCTGACCATCCCCAGCGGACAGGTCGCCGCCATCGTCGGCCCCAACGGCTGCGGAAAGTCGACGCTGCTGCGCTCCATCGCCCGGCTCCACAAGCCGAGTTCGGGCACGGTGCGCGCCGGGGACGACGACGTGTGGCGGCTCACCCAGCGCCGCGCCGCCCACCGCATCGCGCTGCTCGCCCAGTCCCCACAGGCCCCCGAGGCGGTCACCGTCGCCGGACTCGTCCGCTACGGCCGCCACCCCCACCAGGGCCTGTTCCGCCAGTGGTCGCGCGAGGACGAGGCCGCCGTGCGCGAGGCCCTCGAAGCCACCGGCACCACGGACCTCGCGGCGCGCCGCCTCGACCACCTCTCCGGCGGCCAGCGGCAGCGCTGCTGGCTCGCGATGGTCCTCGCACAGCAGACGCCGATCGTGCTCCTCGACGAGCCGACCAGCGCCCTGGACCTCGGCCACGCCGTCGAAGTCCTGTCCCTGGTACGGGAGGTGGCCGCCGCGGGCCGCACCGTCGTCATGGTCCTGCACGACCTGGCGAGCGCCGCGCGCTACGCCGACACCGTCATCGCCATGAACGCGGGCAAGATCGTCGCGAACGGCCCGGCCCGCGATGTGGTGACCGCCGAGCTGGTCAAGGAGCTGTACGGAATCGAGGCGGACATCCTCCGCGCACCGGGCGACGGCTCCCCGGTGGTCGTACCGACGATGAACGCGAAGGCGCCCACGGCGCTGTCCAAAGAGGCCTTCGCCACGGCCCCCGCGAAGGCGGCTGAGCGGGGCTGATTCCGAAGGCGCCCGCGAAGGCGCTCGGCGTCCGAGGGGCGTCGGCGAAAATGCGCCGACAGGCGCCCGTAAAGGGCGCCGCACCCGCACCCGCACCCGCACCCGCACCCGCACCCGCACCGCGAGGCGGCTAACTGGCTCTAACGAAAGCTGCTGATCATGAGACGGTCGGTCCTTTTCCTCGTAGGTCTGGGTATGGGAACCCGTCAGTCGCGGCCGTGGATCGTGTCAGATGAACTGTGGTCGCTGGTCGAGCCGTTGCTGCCGACGCCGGGGCCGAAGAAGGTCGAGGGCAGACCGCGGGTGCCGGACCGGCAGGCGCTGTGCGGGATCCTCTTCGTCCTGCACACCGGCATCCAGTGGGAGTACCTGCCCCAGGAGCTCGGCTTCGGCTCGGGCATGACCTGCTGGCGGCGCCTGGCGGCCTGGAACGAGGCCGGTGTGTGGGACCAGCTGCACGTGCTGCTGCTGGAGAAGCTGCGGTCGAAGAACCAGCTGGACTGGGAGCGGGCGGTGATCGACTCCTCGCACGTGCGGGCCGCCCGGCGGGGCCCAAAAGCGGGCCGAGCCCGGTCGACCGCGCACGGCCGGGCAGCAAGCACCACCTCATCGTCGACGGCCAGGGCATCCCGCTCGCGGTGTCGCTGACCGGCGGAAACCGCAACGACGTCACCCAACTCGAGCCGTTGCTCGACAAGATCCCCGCCGTCGCAGGCCAGGTCGGCAGACCTCGTCGGCGCCCGGATGCCCTGCTGGCCGACCGCGGCTACGACCACGACAAGTACCGCCGCCTGCTCTGGCAGCGCGGGATCCGCCCCGTGATCGCGAAACGGGGCGAGCCGCACGGCACCGGCCTGGGCGTCTTCCGCTACGTCGTCGAGCGCACGATCGCCTGGCTCCACGGCTTCCGCCGCCTACGCATCCGCTGGGAGAGACGCGACGACATCCACGAAGCATTCCTCGGCCTCGCCGTCTGCCTGATCACCCACCGCCACGTCCGACGCCTTTGTTAGGGCCTCTAAGTGCGGCTGGCGGCGAAGTCTGCGGCCGTCCACGCGAGCCCCACGGCCCCGTCGACCATGGCCTGTTCGGCGGCCGGAGTGGCGGCCGCGGCGGCGAACTCCGGCTGGTGCGGGCCGCAGCCGCCCCCGCTGATGTCGAGCACGGGGTGGATCGACGGCACGACGTGCGAGACGTTGCCCATGTCGGTCGAGGCGAAGGGACCGCGCCGCTGCGGTTCGGGGCGCCCAAGAGCGCGGGCGTTCGCCTCCCACAGTGCGACCAGAGCGGCATCGGACCGGAAGTCGAGATAGTCGGGCGCGGGCTGTTCGAGCTCCACCGCGCAGCCTGCCGCCAGCGCCCCCGCCCGGAAGCAGTCCGCCACCCGTTCCCGCAGCTCGCGCAGTTCCTCCACCGACGGCGTCCGCAGCGCGTACGCGGCGCTTGCCCGCTCGGGAATGGCGTTGAGCGCCGTCCCCGCCTTGGTGGTGATGCCGTGCACCTTCCACTCCCCGGGCAACTGCTGCCGGAGCAGCCCGAGGGCCACCTGCGCCACGGTCAGCGCGTCGGCCGCGTTCCGCCCGTCCTGAGGGTTGAGCGCGGCGTGCGCGGACTTCCCCGTGTACTCCACCGAGAGCGCCCCCATCGCGTACGAATGGAAGTCGGCGACCTCGAACGGACACGGGTGCACCATCATCGCCGCGTCGACCCCCTTGAACGCCCCGGCGTCGAGCAGCAACGCCTTCCCGGCCCCGCTCTCCTCTGCGGGTGTCCCCAACACACGTACAGTGAGCCCGAGTTGAGCGACGACCGGAGCAAGCCCGAGGGCGGCCCCCACGCCAGCCGCAGCGATCAGATTGTGCCCGCAGGCATGCCCCATGCCGGGCAGCGCGTCGTACTCGCAGGCAAGCGCGACGGTCACGGGGCCCGACCCCAGCGTCGCCTCGAAGGCGGTCTCGAGCCCGTACGCCGGAGCGGTCACCGCGAAGCCGTGCCCGCGCAGCACATCCGCACACCACCCCGCGGCCCGCCGCTCCTCGAACGCGATCTCCGGATGGGCGTGAATACGCCGACTGAGCCCGACGAGCTCGCCCCGCACCTCGCCGATCCGAGCCCGGATCTCCTCCTTGAGCCCGTCGAGCCCGTCGCCTGCCACGCGCGTCCTCCTCGCCACTTCCGCCGACCACCGACATCCCGCCCGGCCAGCTTACGGTCGGCCGCGCTCCGGCTCAGACAGGCAGCAGACGCCCGATCAGCGCACTGAGCTGCCGGGCGTTGCGGCACTCGTACATCTCCACCAGCTCGGCGTAGGTGCCGGCCGCCGAGTCGCCCGTCTGCCACTGGGCGCGGCGCTCCGGGTTGAGCCAGTACACCTGGCGGGCGCGGGACGCGACGGTGCGCAGGGCGGGGACGTTCGGGTCGCTCATGTTCGTGCGGGCGTCGCCGAGTACGAAGACCGTGGAGCGCGAGGTGACCGCTTCGGTGTAGCGCTCGGCGAACTCGCCCAGGGCGGAGCCGTAGTCGCTGCTGCCGTGGTGGCCGGTGACCGCCGCTCCCGAGATGATGCGGCTGCCCAGACCCTCGGGGTCGGCGGTGCCGCGCGCGATGAGGTCGGTCACCTCGTCGACGCGGTTGACGAAGGCGAAGACCCGGACCTTGCTGAACTGGTCGTGCAGCGCCTGGACGAGCAGCATCGTGAAGTTGGCGAAGCCCGCCACCGAGCCGGACACGTCGCACAGCAGGACCAGTTCGGGGCGTGCGGGGCGGCGCCGCCGCAGGACCGGGCGCATCGGGATGCCGCCCGTGGACAAGGAGCCGCGCAGTGTTCGGCGCAGGTCGATGTGGCCGCGGGCGGCGCGGCGGCGGCGCGCGGCGAGGCGCGTCGCCAGCTTGCGGGCCAGCGGCTGGACTGCTCTGCGGAGTTCGTCGAGCTGGGCGCGGCCCGCGATGAGAAAGTCGACCCGGTCGGCCGTCGGGGCTATGGCCCGCCGCGCGATCTCGTCAGCGCCGCGCCGTTCGGCGACCCGGCGGCGCGCTTCGGAGCCCACGAGTGCGCGGAAGTCCTCGATGCGGCGGCGGATCTCGTCGGCGGTGAGACGGTCGGTGAACTCGCCCTCGGTGAACTCGCCGTCGGTGAACCCGCCCTCGGCGGGCTCCCCTTCGGCCGCTCCCTGGCGGATACCGGCCAGGATCCGGGCCAGCAGGGTCTCCGGTCGGAGCCGGGAGAGCGTCTGGTGCGACGACCACCCGTCCGAACCGCCGGTACCTCCCGACCCGGGGCGCGTCCCGTATCCGCCCATGCCGTCGACCGCCTCGGCCGCCAACTGGGCAAGGAGCGCCCGGTCGTTGGCGGCCAGCGCGGCGGCCAGACGCTCACGCAGGTCGTCCCTGTCGAACTCCCGGCCGCTTGAGCCGGCGCCTGAGCCGTCCGGCACCCCCGGAGCCCCGATCCCGCGTGGAAAGTACAGGTCGAAGACCGGATCGAAGACCGGCCGCTGCCCCTCGCTGTGCAGCAGCGCGGCGGCGAGCCCCTCCCGTACCCGCTCCCGGTCGGCGAGACCGAGGGCCTCGATGGCCTGACCGGCGTCCACCGTCTCGCCCGTACCGATCCGGATGCCGTGCGAACGCAGCGCCTGCACGAGCGCGGTGAGCCGCTCCGTGACCCCGGTCGAGGAGGTGGTCACACCGCGCCCAGGTCCAGCTTGGCCGCCGCCTTCAGCACGTCCTCCTGGTGCTTGAGGACGACGCCGAGGCTGTCGCGCACGACGTCCTCGTCGAGGGAGTCGGCGCCGAGGGCGAGCAGCGTACGGGCCCAGTCGATGGTCTCCGCGACCGAAGGCACCTTGCGCAGGTCCATCGCGCGCAGCGCGCCGACCACGCGGACAACGGACTGTGCGAGGGCCTCGTCGAGTCCGGGCACCTTCAGGCGCACGATGCGGCGCTCCAACTCCTCGTCGGGGAAACCGATGTGGAGGAAGAGGCAGCGGCGGCGCAGCGCCTCGGAGAGCTCGCGGCTCGCGTTCGACGTGAGGACGGTGAAGGGGCGGCGCGTCGCCGTGATGGTGCCCAGCTCGGGGACCGTGACCTGGAAGTCGCTCAGGACCTCCAGGAGCAGCCCCTCCACCTCGACGTCCGCCTTGTCGGTCTCGTCGATCAGGAGCACCTTAGGCTCGTTGCCGCGGATGGCGGTGAGCAGCGGGCGCGGGAGCAGGAACTCCTCGCTGAAGATGTCCGTGCGTGTCTCGTCCCAGCTCTCGTCGCGGCCCGCGGTGATGCGCAGGAGCTGCTTGGCGTGGTTCCACTCGTAGAGCGCGCGGGACTCGTCCACGCCCTCGTAGCACTGGAGCCTGACCAGGCGCGCGTCCGCGACCTCGGCGACGGCCTTGGCCAGCTCGGTCTTGCCGACACCCGCCGGGCCCTCCACGAGGAGCGGCTTGCCCAGGCGGTCGGCCAGGAAGACGGTGGTGGCGACGGCCGTCGAGGCCAGATAGCCCGTATCGGCGAGCCGCGTGGCGACATCGTCCACGGATGTGAAGAGCAACGGAGCCTCCGGGGCTGATACGGAACGACGCGATGGCTCCTGCCACTTGATCAGCAGCACGGGCCGCTCCACAACGGGCCCGCCGCGTTTGCGTCGAACGTCACGTGACAGGTCCCGCACCCGCCGCGGGCTGCTGAGTCCAGTCCTGAGACCCACCGGGATGCCTCGCCCCTTCTCGTATCCTTGCGGCATGAGGCGGACCTCCTTTGCCAACTGGCCCTGCTCCATCGCACGCACCATGGACCTGCTGGGCGACTGGTGGACCCCGCTCGTGCTGCGCGAGGCGTTCTACGGGATCAAGCGGTTCGACGCCTTCCAGCAGGAGCTGGGCATCGCGCGCAACACCCTGACCGACCGGCTGCGCCGCCTGGTCGACGAGGGGCTCATGGAGAAGCGCGCCTACCAGAGCGAGCCGGTGCGCTACGACTACGTGCTCACCGAGAAGGGCCGCGACTTCTTCGGCGTGCTCGCCGTGATGAACAGCTGGGGCAACCGCTGGCTGAGCGGTGACGAGGGAGCGCCGGTCGTCTTCGAGCACGACCGCTGCGGACACGAGACCGAGGCCGAGGTGGTCTGCGGCCACTGCAAGGAGCCGATGTCGGCCGACGACACGCATGCGCGCATCGGTCCCGGCTACCCGGCACGCCTGGCCGAACGGCCGGACATCCGGGACCGCTTCAGCCGCTGAACGCCCGTCTCCCTGTCGGGGCCCACACCCTTGACGAGTGAGTCTATCTACGCAACTCTCGTGGTCAGAGAGGTAAGCAGGACAACAGAGAGGCGACCCCCGATGGAGTGGACAGGTGCGCGTTACGCGGACAAGCCGACGGCCGAGGTGCGCACACGGATCGCCGCTTCACCAGAACGCGTGTGGGAGCTCGTCTCCGACATCGGCCTGATGCCGACGCTGAGCTCGGAGCTGCGGTCGGTCGAGTGGCTGGACGGCGCGGCGTGGCCCGCGCTCGGAGCGCGGTTCGTCGGCCGCAGCGAGCACGTGTCCTTCGGCGCGTGGCAGACCACGTCGTTCGTCGTGGAGTGCGAGGCCCCGCGCGTGTTCGCCTGGGCGGTCGAGGACCCCGAACGCCCCAGCGCAGTCTGGCGTTTCAGTCTCACGGCGGCGGACGACGGCGGCACCGAGCTGACTCAATGGATGCAGATGGGACCTGGCCGCTCGGGCCTGTCGTACGCGATCGACCGGATGCCGGAGAAGGAGCAGAAGATCGTGTACGTACGGATGCGGGAGTTCGAGCGGAACATGACCGCCACGCTGGACGCGATCAAGAAGCTGGCCGAGGGCGCCGACTCCACGGAGGTGGGCGCCTGATGCGCACGTCGACGACCATCGAGGCGTCCGGGCCGAACTGGCGGGAGACCGTCGACTTCGTCACCGAGGCCGAGAAGCTGGGGATGGACATCTGCTGGGTCGCGGAGGCGTGGGGCGCCGAAGCGCCTTCCCCGCTCGGCTACTTGGCCGCGCGCACGGAACGTATCCTGCTCGGCTCCGGCATCATCCAGCTCGCCACCCGCACCCCGGCGGCCATCGCCCGCGCGGCGATCACCCTCTCCAACATCTCCGGGGGCCGCTTCCTCCTCGGGCTCGGCCCGTCAGGACCGCAGGTGATCGAAGGCCTGCACGGAGTGCCGTTCGCGCGGCCGCTCACCCGGATGCGGGAAACGGTGGAGATCGTCCGCCAGGCAGCCACGGGGGAGAAGATCTCGTACGCGGGACGGGAGTTCACGCTTCCGCTGCCCGGCGGCGAGGCCAAGCCCATGCGTCTGTCCATGCGCGCCGAACACGAACTGCCCGTCCATCTGGCCACCCTCTCGCCCAAGATGCTGCGCCTGACCGGCGAGATCGCCGACGGCTGGCTGGGCACCAGCTTCGTCCCGGAGGGCGCGAAGGAGGCCTACTTCGACCACCTCGACGCGGGCCTGGCCGCCTCCGGCCGCACCCGCGGCGACCTGGACATCTGCCAGGGCGCCGAAGTGGCCTTCGCCGAAGACGAGGACGCGCTGCGCGCGATGGTCGCGGGCCGCAAGAAGGAGCTCGCCTTCAGTCTGGGCGGCATGGGCTCCGCCACCACCAATTACTACAACAACGCCTACAGCAGGCAGGGCTGGGCCGACATCGCCGCCGAGGTCCGCGAGCGCTGGCAGTCCGGCGACCGTGACGGCGCCGCCGCCCTGATCACCGACGACATGGTCCTCGCCACCACCCTCATCGGCACCGAGGACATGGTCCGCGAGCGGCTGAGGGTGTGGCGTGGCGCGGGCGTGGACACCGTCCGCTTCTACCCGGCGGGCGAGAGCCTTCAGGCGCGGCTCACGACCCTGGGGCGGGCGATCGATCTGGTGCGGCAGGTGGAGGAGCAGGAGAGCGCTCCGGCCGCCCGGCCGCCGTCAGGCGCCACAGCGACGTGACCTCCGCCGCGCGTGCCGCGTGCAGGGGATCCTCGGGGTCGGATGCCCGCGCGTGCCGGGGCAGGGTGTCGAGGCGGGCGGCGACCCGCAGGCCCGCCGCCGCGAAGGCCGAGCCGAGTTCGCCGGGGGCGCGCAGGCCCAGGTGCTCGGCCAGGTCCGACATGATCAGCCAGCCTTCGCCGCCGGGCAGCAGATGAGCGGCCAGGCCCGTCAGGAAGGCGTCGAGCATGGTGCCCTTGGGATCGTAAACGCCCTGCTCAAGCGCCGAGCTCGGCTTCGCGGGGAGCCACGGAGGGTTGCACACGACGAGGGCGGCGCGGCCCGGCGGGAAGAGTGCGTCGCCGGCGGTGATCTCCACCTGGCCCGTCAGGCCGAGGCGGCTCATGTTGGCGCGGGCGCAGGCCACCGCGCGGGGGTTGTTGTCGGTGGCCACGACGCGGCGGACTCCGCGCCGGGCCAGGACGGCGGAGAGGACACCGGTACCGGTGCCGAGGTCGAAGGCGGGTCCGCCGTGCGAGGCGGGGCGGGGCAGCGGCGCCCGCGCCGCCAGGTCGACGTACTCGCCCCTGACCGGTGAGAACACCCCGTAGTGCGGGTGGATCCGGGCGTCGAGCGCGGGGACGTCCACACCCTTCGTGCGCCACTGGTGCGCGCCGAGCACACCGAGCAGCTCCCGCAGGGAGACCACCGAAGGGGTCGGCCGGGGCGGGCCGTACGCCTCCTCGCAGGCGGCCCGGATGTCCGGCGCCCTGCGCAGGGCGAGCGTGTAGTCCGCGCCCAGCGGCACGAGGAGCCTGCCGAGCACGCGGGCCCGGTGGCCACTGGCGCGGCGCTGGAGGTGGAAGGCCGCCGTGGGTGACGGGGCCGCCGAGGGGGCTTTGCGGTCGACGCGGCGACCCATCGCCTGGAGCAGCTGGCGCGCCTGGTGGTAGTCGCCCTGCCACAGCAGGGCGGTGCCTTCGCAGGCCAGGCGGTGGGCGGTGGACGCGTTCATGCGGTCGTCGGCCATGACGACCTGACGGGGTACCGGCATTCCGGACTCGGTGTGCCAGCGGGCGGTGTGCTCGGCATCGCCGTCGCTCCAGTGGATCCAGCGGATCTCGGACACAGAAACTCCTCAGAGAGTGAACGTGCAGGGGCACGAACAGCACTTCGACGAGGAGCGGGAGCGGTCGGCTCAGGACTTCCTTGAGGAGATGGGCCGTGAGGAGGGCGAATGTCTCATACGGGACCTCGGCCGGGCAATCGAATTCCCGGC from Streptomyces sp. BA2 encodes:
- a CDS encoding iron chelate uptake ABC transporter family permease subunit gives rise to the protein MTTERTPGSGPADITPPDSTAVRVGTFSWLFPYRSALAAVGLTLVIAAVVSLATFASSTGMSFSDSLSGLLGTGDSATVMLVQDFRLPRIAVGLMVGAALGIAGCLTQTLAGNRLATPDIIGVNEGATAAVVASVVGSSTGMIGDWWLGPLGAAAAAMVVVACAGGAGSGGYRILVVGIGVSTVIGAVTDLVMSRENDNTAGGVFLWTVGSLSGRDWSVGTPLSIVLLILVPLSLVAGSRLQLLRFDDDMAATLGVNVRRVRAVTLALAVALSGVAVGIGGPIAFVALAAPVVAGRLSGPTRVPIIGSALVGAALVGAADALGRVVAPVEIPVGVITSVLGGPFLLWVLFGKNSEQQTGKA
- a CDS encoding M20 family metallopeptidase encodes the protein MRARIGEVRGELVGLSRRIHAHPEIAFEERRAAGWCADVLRGHGFAVTAPAYGLETAFEATLGSGPVTVALACEYDALPGMGHACGHNLIAAAGVGAALGLAPVVAQLGLTVRVLGTPAEESGAGKALLLDAGAFKGVDAAMMVHPCPFEVADFHSYAMGALSVEYTGKSAHAALNPQDGRNAADALTVAQVALGLLRQQLPGEWKVHGITTKAGTALNAIPERASAAYALRTPSVEELRELRERVADCFRAGALAAGCAVELEQPAPDYLDFRSDAALVALWEANARALGRPEPQRRGPFASTDMGNVSHVVPSIHPVLDISGGGCGPHQPEFAAAAATPAAEQAMVDGAVGLAWTAADFAASRT
- a CDS encoding SRPBCC family protein; protein product: MEWTGARYADKPTAEVRTRIAASPERVWELVSDIGLMPTLSSELRSVEWLDGAAWPALGARFVGRSEHVSFGAWQTTSFVVECEAPRVFAWAVEDPERPSAVWRFSLTAADDGGTELTQWMQMGPGRSGLSYAIDRMPEKEQKIVYVRMREFERNMTATLDAIKKLAEGADSTEVGA
- a CDS encoding methyltransferase, with product MRWIHWSDGDAEHTARWHTESGMPVPRQVVMADDRMNASTAHRLACEGTALLWQGDYHQARQLLQAMGRRVDRKAPSAAPSPTAAFHLQRRASGHRARVLGRLLVPLGADYTLALRRAPDIRAACEEAYGPPRPTPSVVSLRELLGVLGAHQWRTKGVDVPALDARIHPHYGVFSPVRGEYVDLAARAPLPRPASHGGPAFDLGTGTGVLSAVLARRGVRRVVATDNNPRAVACARANMSRLGLTGQVEITAGDALFPPGRAALVVCNPPWLPAKPSSALEQGVYDPKGTMLDAFLTGLAAHLLPGGEGWLIMSDLAEHLGLRAPGELGSAFAAAGLRVAARLDTLPRHARASDPEDPLHAARAAEVTSLWRLTAAGRPERSPAPPPAAPDRSPAPGS
- a CDS encoding IS5 family transposase (programmed frameshift) — its product is MGTRQSRPWIVSDELWSLVEPLLPTPGPKKVEGRPRVPDRQALCGILFVLHTGIQWEYLPQELGFGSGMTCWRRLAAWNEAGVWDQLHVLLLEKLRSKNQLDWERAVIDSARAGRPAGPKSGPSPVDRARPGSKHHLIVDGQGIPLAVSLTGGNRNDVTQLEPLLDKIPAVAGQVGRPRRRPDALLADRGYDHDKYRRLLWQRGIRPVIAKRGEPHGTGLGVFRYVVERTIAWLHGFRRLRIRWERRDDIHEAFLGLAVCLITHRHVRRLC
- a CDS encoding winged helix-turn-helix transcriptional regulator, coding for MRRTSFANWPCSIARTMDLLGDWWTPLVLREAFYGIKRFDAFQQELGIARNTLTDRLRRLVDEGLMEKRAYQSEPVRYDYVLTEKGRDFFGVLAVMNSWGNRWLSGDEGAPVVFEHDRCGHETEAEVVCGHCKEPMSADDTHARIGPGYPARLAERPDIRDRFSR
- a CDS encoding ATP-binding cassette domain-containing protein, which gives rise to MQLTVEALTSGYPGHTAAVDGVDLTIPSGQVAAIVGPNGCGKSTLLRSIARLHKPSSGTVRAGDDDVWRLTQRRAAHRIALLAQSPQAPEAVTVAGLVRYGRHPHQGLFRQWSREDEAAVREALEATGTTDLAARRLDHLSGGQRQRCWLAMVLAQQTPIVLLDEPTSALDLGHAVEVLSLVREVAAAGRTVVMVLHDLASAARYADTVIAMNAGKIVANGPARDVVTAELVKELYGIEADILRAPGDGSPVVVPTMNAKAPTALSKEAFATAPAKAAERG
- a CDS encoding VWA domain-containing protein, giving the protein MTTSSTGVTERLTALVQALRSHGIRIGTGETVDAGQAIEALGLADRERVREGLAAALLHSEGQRPVFDPVFDLYFPRGIGAPGVPDGSGAGSSGREFDRDDLRERLAAALAANDRALLAQLAAEAVDGMGGYGTRPGSGGTGGSDGWSSHQTLSRLRPETLLARILAGIRQGAAEGEPAEGGFTDGEFTEGEFTDRLTADEIRRRIEDFRALVGSEARRRVAERRGADEIARRAIAPTADRVDFLIAGRAQLDELRRAVQPLARKLATRLAARRRRAARGHIDLRRTLRGSLSTGGIPMRPVLRRRRPARPELVLLCDVSGSVAGFANFTMLLVQALHDQFSKVRVFAFVNRVDEVTDLIARGTADPEGLGSRIISGAAVTGHHGSSDYGSALGEFAERYTEAVTSRSTVFVLGDARTNMSDPNVPALRTVASRARQVYWLNPERRAQWQTGDSAAGTYAELVEMYECRNARQLSALIGRLLPV
- a CDS encoding AAA family ATPase, which encodes MLFTSVDDVATRLADTGYLASTAVATTVFLADRLGKPLLVEGPAGVGKTELAKAVAEVADARLVRLQCYEGVDESRALYEWNHAKQLLRITAGRDESWDETRTDIFSEEFLLPRPLLTAIRGNEPKVLLIDETDKADVEVEGLLLEVLSDFQVTVPELGTITATRRPFTVLTSNASRELSEALRRRCLFLHIGFPDEELERRIVRLKVPGLDEALAQSVVRVVGALRAMDLRKVPSVAETIDWARTLLALGADSLDEDVVRDSLGVVLKHQEDVLKAAAKLDLGAV
- a CDS encoding LLM class flavin-dependent oxidoreductase gives rise to the protein MRTSTTIEASGPNWRETVDFVTEAEKLGMDICWVAEAWGAEAPSPLGYLAARTERILLGSGIIQLATRTPAAIARAAITLSNISGGRFLLGLGPSGPQVIEGLHGVPFARPLTRMRETVEIVRQAATGEKISYAGREFTLPLPGGEAKPMRLSMRAEHELPVHLATLSPKMLRLTGEIADGWLGTSFVPEGAKEAYFDHLDAGLAASGRTRGDLDICQGAEVAFAEDEDALRAMVAGRKKELAFSLGGMGSATTNYYNNAYSRQGWADIAAEVRERWQSGDRDGAAALITDDMVLATTLIGTEDMVRERLRVWRGAGVDTVRFYPAGESLQARLTTLGRAIDLVRQVEEQESAPAARPPSGATAT